The genomic stretch GAAAGGATTTAAAGAGGTGCTCTGTTTGGACGCGGCTTCCCTCGGGCGCTCTCTGTCCAGAGAGCgccaagctgtgtgactttctgtCGCCCTGGAGATGCAACCGCTACAGAGAGAAATACCCGTATATTAGCGGGTCCAAGCATGGATTTAGTAAgccgaagaggaagaagaagtgaCTTACTGGGTCGGGCACCCTATTTAGCATTTCTGGCTCAAACCAATACCAAATTCCCAGGATGTAGTAGGGAGTCCAGCAAACGGTAAATAAGACAGCGAACGCCACAGTCATCTTCAGCGTCTTCAAACGGGCCCTGGGGATGTTGTTGTTGGATCGATTGAGTTCCAGGCCTACCGGAACAGAGAGAAATACTTGCTTAGTCTCCTCTGAGCTCCCCTACACCGTATCACCGAGAAAACGTGCCCGGGCAACACGGGAATCCAAAAATAACCTGGCCCCTGCAGAGAGTCCCCCAGAGGTTCGGATCTTTACCTATGTTATTCTTTCCGACGATCCGATAGTCCACTGAATCCATACGCGATACTTCGATCCTTCAGTGCCTATTAGCTTGCGCCTACATTCCGAAATTGTTTTCCCCGGGTTTTCCGTTTTTCCATTTaacggcgaggcctagtgggaacaGTATGGGTCCGGCCATcggggtcctaggttctaatcctggctttgccacttgcctgcttcgtgaccttgggtaaatcactggtgtggctcagtggaaagagcgcgggattgggagtcggaggttgtgggttctaagcccggctctgccactgatcagccgtgtgactttgggcagtcacctaactactctgggcctcagttacctcatctgtaaaaagggggataagattgtgagccccacgtgggccaatctgattaccttgtatccccccagggatacagtgcttggcacgtagtaagcgcttaaccaataccatcattattattattattcccttctcgaggccttagtttcctcatctctaaaatggggattcaaaatacctgttctccctcccgctcagactgtgaactccactggAATCTGGGACCGTATCTGACctgggttatcttgtatctaccctagagctcagaacaggacttggcacctagaaagtgtttagcaaataccgcaattttattttattcttgggTACGTGACtcaggaggaggagttgggttaCAGGGGGACTAATCGTAGCCAACGCAGGAAGAGTTGGGTCAGGTGAAATGTGGAGGAACACACAGCCTCCTTCGCTTTGCCCCTGATCTCTTGGAATCTGTCAGAGCCCTAGGGAGATGCCCCTGCTtggcataatgatgatgatgatgatgatggtggtatttgttaagcgcttactgtgtgccaagcactgtcctaagcactgagtatatacaagttaaccagtccaggtacaatccccgtcccacgtgggctgacaatctaagcaggagggggaacaaacgtcgaatccccattttaccgttgaggaaaccgcggcggagagaagcgaagtgactcaccccggGTCACGCGGGCGAtggagaggagattagaacccagacccccagGGTCCTCGGCTCGTGCCCtacccattaggccgtgctggaTCCCGCACTGCCGTCGATTCCTTGCCCCCGAACACAGTACCTTAGCCTGCCTGTCAGGGGTCTACGAATTCCGAGGGAGGACCCTCCCTTTTCTATCAGAAGACCTCAGGGATACGTACTTTGAGGATCCTGGCGCAGGCCCCGCGTCATGGCGAAGATGATTCTAGCATTACAGACCAGCGTGATGAAGAGAGGTGCAATGAAGAGGCAGTGGAAGGTAAAGAGGTTATAGAAAGCCTCCTGCCACCATTCTGGAAAACTGCTGTGAGTCACACACTGAGAGAAAGTGTCCATCTTCCCGGAACTGTCTGTTATGTAAACCACTCGGAAAATGTAGAGCTAGAAGAAgaagttcaaaaaaaaaaggttacgACGCTCTGAaaaattactctttttttttcccagaaactcTTCTCTATTTTTAAGTGCCTGGAACGTGCATCCTTTGAAAGACCTTTCCAAATCCGTAAGTCGtattcatccatcagtggtatttattgaacgcttgatgtgtgcaaagcgccgtacggAGCTTTTTGGAGAGTACCGcgtaatagacttggtagacatattcatagagaagcagcgtggctcagtggaaagagcccgggcttgggagacaggggtcacgggttctaatcccggctctgccactcgtcggctgtgtgactgtgggcgagtcacttcacttctctgggcctcagttccctcatctggaaaatggggattaagactgtgagcctcccgtgggacaacctgatcaccttttatctaccctagcgcttagaacagtgctccgcatacagtaagcgcttaacaaataccaacatcgttattattattatgattttccgtccccaaggagcttacagtccaggggaggAGGTtctagcagaagcagcgtggcctggcagatggaccaccggcctgggagtcagaaggagtcagaggcccagagaagcgaagtgaagtAACGATGACGACGTTTCTGAGCGTCACAGATCTCGGTGTCTTGAAAGCCACAAGCGGTGTGGAAGGACAAAGGTTCCCTTTACATCCACATTCTAACTGGCCcaaacttttatttatttttttcctttaatggcatttgtttagcgtttaccgtgtgccaggcactggactgaacgccgggatgagtacaagctaatcaggttggacacagtccgtatcccaccgccagcagacaggcggcgggggcgtgattagaacccatgaccttctgactcccaggcccgtgttctctccgctAGGAGGGACACTGTCTGTCCACTTGGAGGGAGAGTGtcttctcttccaagtgtttagcacagcgctttgcccagggaaggattctttttttaaaaaaaaatcaaacgagCAAAAGCAAATGCCCTGCCTGGGTGGAGAAAACTAAAAAAGTAGTTTCTACTATGAACCACCAGAGGGCCGCCTGGGATCATAATTTCATTAACGTTAATAACTCGAGAGAAAATAAGGAGAAAAATAGTAAGCCGTTCTACACCCACATCCTCTTGATCGCCTTCGAATTTCACCTGaccgtcgtaataataataataataataatgttggtatttgttaagcgcttactatgcgcagagcactgttctaagcgctgggggagacacgggggaatcaggtcgtcccacgtggggctcacagtcttaatccccatttgacagatgaggtaactgaggcacagagaagtgaagtgacttgcccacagtcacacagctgacaagtggccgagccgggattcgaacccatgacctctgcctccaaagcccgtgctctttctaagcacttgggagagtcaaatacaGCAGAgtcgacggacacattccctgcgaggctcagtggaaagagcccgggcttgggagtcagaggtcatgggttcgaatccccactctgccgcttgtcagctgggtgacttgggcaggtcacttcccttctctcagttacctcatctggaaaagggggattaagactgtgggacaacctgatccccctgtgtctaccccagcgcttagaacagtgctcggcacgtagtaagcgcttaacggataccagcattattcctctattgtaatctcccaagcgctcaatgcagtgctttgcacacggcagGCGTTCGGTATGTATCAACTGACGAgtcgattgatggattggctaTTTTCCAATCTTGCCTGCTGCCTTTCGGAAGCGATGTTACCCTcgagtcttctccccctcccaaagTCATCACTGTCGGCCGAGGAAGGAAGTTTCATCCCCGAAGTGTCAGTGGGCGAGAGGTGTTTCGACagatgctctgcacggagtaagcgcttaacaaataccaacattattattattattagtgaagcaaAAATTTCGTATTTGACTTCAAAAATACTCAGTGACTTAAGGACTTACCCGTAAAActacttttctttcttcccccttgtTTGGGAATTATTTCAGGGCGAGTGTCCCCCATAGAGTgcgagctccttgagagcagggatcgtgtctctcgGTTCtatcgattagaccgtcagcccgtcaaacggcagggaccgtctctgttgccgacttgttcattccaagcgcttagtccagtgctctgcacatagtaagcgctcaataaatactactgaatgaaatgccCTGTTTCTGAGAGAATCTTGTGGACGAACAAGACTGTAATGTTAGAAATTAGAATTAGATACGGACATGCCCTTTCTGAGACATGTTTTCGCCCCTCCTAATGAGCAGCCCGTCATAGGTCTGATCACCGATGGTCTAATCGGTCTCCACCCGAGGCGGGGAACGAAGCCAGCTGTCTAACACCTCTCTGGAAAATCAGGCTTCCACAGTCTCGGTGGTTTTGTTTCTGCACTGAGCGACGATGGTGTTCCTGAAAGTTTGGCCTTCAGAGTAAGTGGCAGGGACGGAGTGGTGAGAGAGTGCCTAGAATCTTCTCGGCAGGTTGCGAGTAAAGTCACGTAAACCGTTTTCCGCATCCCGTCGCATCTGGAGGGCAacccagaagcagaagcagcatggcctagcggatagagcatggcccgggAGTAACAAGGAccgaagcgtggctcagtggaaagagcccgggcttgggagtcagaggtcatggtttccaaccctggctctgccacttgtcagctgtgtgactgtgggcgagtcatctcacttctctgtgcctcagtttcctcgtctggaaaatggagattaactgtgagcctcacgtgggacgacctgatgaccctgtatctctcccagcgcctagaacagtgctctgcacctagtaagcgcttaacagataccaacgttattattaattccGGCGCTGCCACTTTCCACTtgactcgggcaagtcgcttccgtGGCTtacaggaaagagcaggggcttgggagtcagagggcatgggttctaatctcggctccgccacttgtctgctgtgtgaccttgggcaaatcacttcacttctctgggcttcggttacctcgtctgtaaaatggggatcgagactacgagccccacgtgagccgatctgattacctcgtatctacccaagcgcttagaacaacgcttggtacacagtaagcgcttaacagataccataataatcaatcggttaacttctctgtgcctcagttccctcatctgtaaaatggggatgaagaccgcgagcctcacgtgggacggggactgtatccaacctgatttactcgcatccaccccagcgcttagttcagtggctggcacaaaatgcttaacaggtacgaCAATTAAATGCAACAGTCGTACACTCTGCTTCTATTCCTGGTTGTAGGGTCGAATATTATTAGTGTACCCGTTagggacttactctgtgcccagctctctgctgtaagcactggggtagatacaagctcatcgggttggacactgttcctgtcccacatggggctcacagtctaagtaggaggaggaacaggcatttaatccctattttaaagttggggaaaccgaggcacagaagtgttaagtgacttgccccaggtcacacagcaagcagtggtcaaaagagggattagaacccaggtcccggcaTTCCCACGCCTATgttctttttcactaggccatgctgcctctcttttcAGTATCTAgtacatgttataaattactaTTAAACCACTATAAATTACTACAACTATATAATTTGTTATAAATTGATAACATAAATCatgttataaattgcttatttacattactgtctctctccccctctagaccgtaagctcactgtggacagggaatgtgactgccaactctgtcgtaccgtAGCCTCCGAGGTgctcagttcaatgctctgcacgtggtaagtgctcaataaatattgatcgattgacagtGGCAGTACATttgtagcatttgctaagcactttataGGAGCCGAGCCGGAGCTGGAATGGAGACAAGATAACCGGGCACTCAAAACTTCCcatcttgactaccgcatcagacTCCTGGCTGAcgtcccttcttcctgcctctcccctctccagtccgtacttcactccgctgcccagaccatttttctgaaaaaaacactCAGTCTCTATCTCCcgactcctccaaaacctccaccgACTGCCCTTCCACCGGTGCGTAAGACAGAGACTCTCCGCCGTCGGCTTTCAGAGGCTTTCGATCTGTCGTCTCCCTTTTACCTTCTTCTACTACAAACTAACCCTCACGtgttcactcctctaaccccaacctacccCCGTACCTCGATATCACCTATCCTGCAGCTAACCCAttctcactttaataataataataataataataatgatgttggtatttgttaagcgcttactatgcgcagagcactgttctaagcgctgggggagatacagggtcatcgggttgtcccacgtgaggctcacagtcttcaaccccattttacagatgagggaactgaggcacagagaagttaactcactcccctttcatatctgagagTTCACTTCACTCCCCGCTTCCAAAAACCTTCTAAAAATGACGTCTcttcaagaggttttcccagatgAAGTCCTTtacctcctccttccaccctcccttcGGTATCGACTGggacctctagactatgagcccgtttctagaccgtgagcccgttgtgggcagggaatgtctctatctgtggccgaattgtactttccaagggcttaatacagtgatctgcacacagtaagtgctcaataaatacgactaaatgagtgaatggatgaacttGAAACCCTGAAGCATTTTGATACACCTCCCAGCCTCATCATACTTCAATATTTGTATACTATTTCCCCCAGCCCTAATCTatctcccgctgtagactgtaagaatctcatggcagggatcacatctagcgactcttgttatattgcattctccccggcgcttaggacagtatgcACTCGGGAAATATCGTTGATCGAATATGACGCGGTTCTGCTTTAGTTTTTCGAGATTGCTTATCTGGACCATTTTCTACTCCAAAACTGACGAGTAACAAATGTTTTTCGCATTGAAAGAGACTCCTCTCACTAGTGAAACTCCAACTTCACCCACTTAGCCAAGCTTAGAGGCAAGAATAGAGATTCCTTAAATTTATGACACATTAGCTCTTTTAAATATAATTAATGAGTTGCAATTAATCGATCATTCTATGATTTAGTTGCAACAGGGTCCTCCCCGCAATCCCCAATGTAGCTCAGACCTGACTTGTAATCTCTTGGGGGAAACGGAGGAAACTAGGATttaggggataataatgataataacatcaggcataataatcataacaataataatggggttcgtggagcgcttactatgcggcgggcattgttttaagcgtcgggatgaatacaagcaaatcagatcggatccagtccttgtcccacacagggctcacagtctccatcgccattttcagatgagggaattgaggcacagagaagcaaagcggcttgcccaagctcacgcagcggagccaggaatagaagccaggaccttctgactcccgggcccgtgctctatccactaggccgcaccggaagcagcgtggctcagtggaaagagcacgggctttggagtcagggctcatgagttcgaatcccagctctgccacttgttggctgtgtgactgtgggcaagtcacttaacttctctgtgcctcagttccctcatctgtaaaatggggatgaagactgtgagccccacgtgggacagcctgattcccctatgtctaccccagcgcttagaacagtgctcggcacatagtaagcgcttaacaaataccaacattattattattattctttgccaGCCAAGTAATCCGCAAGCCCCACCTCCCTAACCGGCCCTCTCCCAGTTATTATGGACGTGACCTCCCTGGGGCCGATGGGGAGGGTTGTTGGTTACCTGCGGCCCAGCGAAGGCCCCGCTGAGAAGCCAGGCCAGGCCAATTAGGCCCCGTCCAAGCTGGGTCAGGCTTTTCACCGCCAGGGGCCTGGTCAGCGCCAGGCAGCGGTCCAGGCTGATGGCCGCCATCATGAAGGCGGGGGCGTACATAGAGAAGAGCTTCAGGTAGCTCAGGGCTTTGCAGAGAAGCCCCCCGGCGTACCACTGCACCGTCACGTTCCAGACCCCATCCAGGGGCATGACGATCAGAGTTTCCAGAAGGTTGGCCACCGCCAGGTGCTTGAGGAGCACCTTCATTCGGGGCAGCCTCTTCTTCTTGCCTCTCTCTTGCCTCTGGCCCCCTTTCCCGAGCTTCAGCAGGAACGAGACGTTGAAGGCTGTGGAgacgaggaaaaggaagaaagtgaGCGACACGCGGATCTTTCCGGACAGGGTCAGGACGGGGAGGTCGGCCGGCCCCTCGGGTAGGGGGACGCTGGCGTTGCTGGCTGGGCAGGACTTCGGGTCCGGCCCGGTACAGACACCCGCCGTCATGACCGTCACTGATCTCTCTGGCCGACTCGGGTCCGGGTAGGGAGGCTGCTAATGGAAAGGGTCGGGTTTTATTCCTGATTTTCTAAACGGAGACTCCCACCGCTTAGTCTGGGAACGAAGGCCGTTCCTCGGATCATAGTGGAAAAGCTCAGGGAGAACTTGTTCGGCggaatcgggatggacacaagtCCTGGAACAGATAATGCTGCTTGTTCCAGGCGGGTCAGATGTAACGGTAGAAGCTGAGCAGATGGTCTTTATCCCTTTTGGTTCTGTTTCACCCCAACCGTTTGTTTTTGGAGCCCCGGGAGCCCTGTTTAGATTTTAAGAAGGAATTGCTCTCCCGTGCTAACGTCACTCGTGACAGTTTCTTTTTAACTTGTTTGGTGAACCTGCTGTGTAACTTAGATTCACAGACACTGAAAACGTATCtgaaaatgaataaatggtggcttgttgtggacaaggtacatccctaccaactctactgtattcttccaagagcttagtgt from Ornithorhynchus anatinus isolate Pmale09 chromosome 10, mOrnAna1.pri.v4, whole genome shotgun sequence encodes the following:
- the GNRHR gene encoding gonadotropin-releasing hormone receptor (The RefSeq protein has 1 substitution compared to this genomic sequence), which gives rise to MTAGVCTGPDPKSCPASNASVPLPEGPADLPVLTLSGKIRVSLTFFLFLVSTAFNVSFLLKLGKGGQRQERGKKKRLPRMKVLLKHLAVANLLETLIVMPLDGVWNVTVQWYAGGLLCKALSYLKLFSMYAPAFMMAAISLDRCLALTRPLAVKSLTQLGRGLIGLAWLLSGAFAGPQLYIFRVIYITDSSGKMDTFSQCVTHSSFPEWWQEAFYNLFTFHCLFIAPLFITLVCNARIIFAMTRGLRQDPQSLELNRSNNNIPRARLKTLKMTVAFAVLFTVCWTPYYILGIWYWFEPEMLNRVPDPVSHFFFLFGLLNPCLDPLIYGYFSL